A window of the Pseudomonas furukawaii genome harbors these coding sequences:
- a CDS encoding S8 family peptidase, which produces MATYKHLSIAREVLDNSRRTKNPPHFVTREDRRGHGQKLNAYFATAEGQARKQIGSTVNSPYVLKLKYDGALTFSNLSTHGLEFVSQEDKQLCVVFATEAGLAKFADHLRKLGVMEAALTYRQILEAIAGVEAWSAEDRMSWALTNIGLPDTPSFKLDVELWPVHVANHPSRILLTNAFEAWLAGEHIKRLDKINLDSLLMYRVEVTPAQAQLLLNHRDVRLVDLIPATGISVQQLNRDINELPRNIPSPPGDAARVCILDSGINGNHPLLKPAMAESASFVDEEGEADEAGHGTAVAGVALYGDVEACNNSNFWRPEFWLFNGKVMKKCPHTGDAVYDELSLEASLAKAVEHFVELGCRIFNLSLGNNNAPYDGAHVRGLAYILDVLSRRHNILFVVSTGNFCGSENPPVPINSWRDEYPEYLVAEQSAIIDPAPAMTVLTVGSISRHNATFDSQKHPEINQLSPASENQPSPFTRHGPSVKGALKPELVAPGGNLASPMRQAKAQWAPHMRGLGVLTLNHQVVGNTVFKEVSGTSLAAPYITHLAGRLLNEYPTASANLLRAMLVNQAYLPDEVTSSFSEEFRKGYKEAKATLNRDVARDVAGYGVVSEADLFRSSDNVVVLMSEESIENDGCQFFELPLPDDYLRSARGTRELSITLAYSPVVRTTRIEYLATQINYRLVIGTSLDEVQKHFNQELKAETEVLKEAKSTNRDISAQLRNHGTVQSSRWTLRQCRPGEKWFVVVVRQDRDWNPSAAEKESYALVVTVADRDNEHAQLYTQIQERIAQQAVVREQQKAVARLQNRG; this is translated from the coding sequence CCATTTCGTCACGCGTGAAGACCGTCGTGGGCATGGTCAAAAGCTCAATGCCTACTTCGCCACGGCTGAGGGGCAAGCCAGGAAGCAAATCGGCTCGACAGTAAACTCCCCCTACGTCCTCAAGCTGAAGTACGACGGCGCCCTTACCTTCTCCAACCTTTCGACCCATGGGTTGGAGTTTGTCAGCCAAGAGGACAAGCAGCTCTGCGTGGTGTTCGCGACGGAAGCCGGCCTGGCCAAGTTCGCTGACCATTTGAGAAAGCTGGGCGTCATGGAAGCCGCCTTGACCTACCGTCAGATCCTGGAGGCCATTGCGGGGGTGGAGGCCTGGTCGGCAGAAGATCGGATGAGCTGGGCGCTTACCAACATCGGCTTGCCGGATACCCCGAGCTTCAAGCTTGATGTCGAGCTGTGGCCCGTTCACGTCGCGAACCACCCAAGTCGAATCCTGCTCACGAATGCTTTCGAGGCGTGGCTCGCAGGCGAGCACATCAAAAGGCTCGACAAGATCAATCTGGATAGCCTGCTCATGTACCGGGTTGAAGTGACTCCTGCGCAAGCACAGCTACTGCTGAATCACCGCGATGTCCGTCTGGTGGACCTCATTCCAGCCACCGGGATCAGTGTTCAGCAGCTGAATCGGGACATCAATGAGCTACCTCGAAACATCCCTTCTCCGCCCGGAGATGCGGCGCGGGTCTGCATTCTCGACAGCGGTATCAACGGGAACCACCCTCTGTTGAAGCCTGCGATGGCTGAAAGCGCCTCCTTTGTCGATGAGGAGGGAGAGGCCGATGAAGCGGGTCACGGTACTGCTGTGGCCGGTGTCGCCCTGTATGGCGACGTGGAGGCCTGCAACAACTCGAATTTCTGGCGGCCGGAGTTCTGGCTTTTCAACGGAAAGGTGATGAAGAAATGCCCGCATACCGGTGATGCGGTCTATGACGAGCTCTCGCTAGAGGCATCACTGGCAAAAGCGGTTGAGCACTTCGTCGAGCTCGGATGCCGAATCTTCAATCTATCGTTGGGCAACAACAATGCCCCCTACGATGGCGCACATGTTAGGGGGCTCGCCTATATCCTGGATGTCCTTTCCAGGCGGCATAACATTCTGTTCGTAGTCTCTACGGGTAACTTCTGTGGTTCTGAAAACCCGCCAGTTCCGATCAACAGTTGGCGTGATGAGTACCCCGAGTACCTTGTCGCTGAACAAAGCGCGATCATCGATCCGGCACCCGCTATGACGGTGCTGACGGTGGGAAGCATTTCCCGCCATAACGCCACTTTTGACAGCCAGAAACATCCGGAGATCAACCAGCTCTCGCCGGCCTCGGAAAACCAGCCATCGCCCTTCACACGGCACGGCCCTTCGGTAAAGGGGGCGCTCAAGCCTGAACTTGTTGCGCCGGGTGGCAACCTCGCGAGTCCCATGAGGCAGGCCAAGGCGCAATGGGCGCCGCACATGCGAGGCTTGGGGGTTCTCACGCTCAACCACCAGGTGGTGGGCAACACGGTATTCAAAGAGGTCAGTGGGACCAGCTTGGCCGCTCCCTACATCACTCACCTGGCCGGGCGTTTGCTGAACGAGTACCCAACTGCGTCAGCTAATTTGCTTCGCGCCATGTTGGTCAATCAGGCCTACCTGCCGGATGAGGTTACCTCCTCGTTTTCTGAAGAGTTCAGAAAGGGCTACAAGGAGGCCAAGGCTACCCTCAACCGTGATGTGGCAAGGGATGTAGCCGGCTATGGAGTTGTGAGTGAGGCCGATCTATTCAGATCTTCCGATAACGTCGTGGTTCTAATGTCGGAGGAAAGCATCGAGAACGATGGATGCCAGTTCTTTGAGCTGCCTTTGCCGGACGACTACCTGCGTTCCGCGCGAGGAACGCGTGAGCTCTCGATAACACTGGCCTATTCGCCAGTGGTCCGCACTACCAGGATCGAGTACCTGGCCACTCAGATTAATTACCGCTTGGTTATTGGTACTTCGTTGGACGAAGTTCAGAAACACTTTAACCAAGAGCTGAAGGCTGAGACTGAAGTGCTCAAGGAGGCCAAGTCCACCAATCGCGACATCTCCGCCCAGCTGAGAAACCACGGTACGGTCCAGTCATCACGTTGGACGCTTCGACAGTGCAGACCGGGTGAAAAGTGGTTTGTGGTCGTGGTCAGGCAGGATCGCGACTGGAACCCCTCCGCAGCAGAGAAGGAATCCTATGCGCTGGTGGTCACCGTAGCTGATCGGGACAACGAGCACGCTCAGCTCTACACACAGATCCAGGAACGGATAGCGCAGCAGGCTGTGGTAAGGGAGCAACAAAAGGCCGTTGCTCGACTGCAAAATCGGGGATAG